The following are from one region of the Hymenobacter radiodurans genome:
- a CDS encoding putative quinol monooxygenase, translated as MKFLNILFAAFTAILLLNSCINTKQPNKDIEMKDMMIRISEIELDPDYLQEYNAILKEESEASVRLEPGVISIYPMYQKDNPTQIRILEMYANRAAYESHLKMPHFLKYKTTTLKMVKALRLIDMEALDPETMPQIFSKLNK; from the coding sequence ATGAAGTTCCTAAATATATTATTCGCGGCGTTTACAGCCATCTTATTACTTAATTCTTGTATTAATACGAAACAACCAAATAAGGATATTGAGATGAAAGATATGATGATCAGAATCTCTGAAATAGAACTAGATCCTGATTATCTACAAGAATATAATGCCATTCTGAAGGAAGAATCTGAGGCTTCCGTTAGGTTGGAGCCGGGCGTTATTTCCATTTACCCAATGTACCAGAAAGACAACCCAACGCAGATAAGAATTCTGGAAATGTACGCTAACAGAGCAGCGTATGAATCACATTTAAAAATGCCTCATTTTTTAAAATACAAGACTACCACACTTAAAATGGTGAAAGCATTACGGCTTATTGATATGGAAGCTCTTGACCCAGAAACGATGCCGCAAATATTCTCGAAATTAAATAAATAG
- a CDS encoding porin family protein, protein MNFNKGYPKPPAPVENNWKPGFTAGLLVGIRLNEKLAFQQEYLWSRMQGKETNSATDYSFDYLSLPVLIQYTVFPRVSLLAGPQFDLLIQAEKRANGQTLNITRDTEERSIGATAGVGVRLLNNLSLSARYTHGLNHIRLRKSAGMQEFMFQSVQLSVAAIF, encoded by the coding sequence ATGAACTTCAACAAAGGCTATCCGAAGCCCCCTGCTCCCGTTGAAAATAACTGGAAGCCGGGCTTTACCGCTGGCTTGCTGGTAGGAATCAGGCTGAATGAAAAACTTGCTTTTCAGCAGGAATACCTGTGGTCACGCATGCAGGGCAAGGAAACCAATAGCGCCACGGACTACAGCTTCGATTATCTCTCCCTGCCAGTCCTGATTCAATACACTGTTTTCCCCCGCGTCAGCCTCTTGGCCGGGCCACAGTTTGATTTGTTAATTCAAGCCGAAAAGCGGGCGAACGGCCAAACGCTCAATATTACTCGCGACACGGAGGAACGAAGCATTGGCGCTACGGCCGGCGTAGGAGTGAGGCTATTGAATAACCTAAGCCTCAGCGCCCGCTATACGCATGGCCTAAATCATATTAGGCTTAGGAAAAGCGCAGGCATGCAGGAATTTATGTTTCAATCAGTGCAGCTTTCAGTTGCCGCTATTTTTTGA
- the icd gene encoding NADP-dependent isocitrate dehydrogenase → MAEQKITIKNGKLNVPDKPTIPFIEGDGTGPDIWAASRRVLDAAVEKAYGGKRQLMWKEVMAGEKSFKQTGNWLPNETLDAFREYLVGIKGPLTTPVGGGIRSLNVALRQELDLYACVRPVRWFEGVPSPVKQPELTDMVIFRENTEDIYAGIEYMNGTPQAQKMLEFLQDEMGVKKIRFPESSSFGIKPVSKEGTERLVRAAIEYAIEHKKPSVTIVHKGNIMKFTEGAFKTWGYELAEREFGDKVYTWAQYDRVAIKQGQDVANAQQKAALDGGKILIKDSIADAFLQQILLRPADYSVVATLNLNGDYISDALAAIVGGIGIAPGANINYLTGHAIFEATHGTAPKYAGQDKVNPGSVILSGALMLEHLGWQEAADLIYKGLETAIASKRVTYDFERLMEGATLLKCSEFGDEIIKDM, encoded by the coding sequence ATGGCAGAACAGAAGATCACCATCAAAAACGGCAAGCTGAATGTACCCGATAAGCCTACCATTCCCTTCATTGAAGGCGACGGTACGGGACCGGACATTTGGGCTGCTTCCCGGCGTGTGCTTGACGCGGCCGTGGAGAAAGCCTATGGCGGTAAGCGCCAGCTGATGTGGAAAGAGGTGATGGCCGGCGAAAAGTCGTTTAAGCAAACCGGCAACTGGCTGCCTAATGAGACCTTAGATGCCTTCCGCGAGTACTTGGTGGGCATAAAAGGCCCCCTGACGACGCCCGTAGGCGGTGGCATTCGCTCCCTGAATGTGGCCTTGCGTCAGGAGCTAGACCTGTATGCGTGCGTGCGTCCGGTGCGTTGGTTTGAAGGTGTGCCTTCTCCCGTGAAGCAGCCCGAGTTGACCGACATGGTTATCTTCCGGGAGAACACCGAGGATATCTACGCCGGCATTGAGTACATGAATGGCACGCCTCAGGCTCAGAAAATGCTGGAATTCCTGCAAGATGAGATGGGCGTAAAGAAGATTCGCTTCCCGGAGTCGTCGTCGTTTGGCATTAAGCCAGTCTCGAAGGAAGGCACGGAGCGCTTGGTACGTGCGGCTATTGAGTATGCCATCGAGCACAAGAAGCCTTCCGTGACCATCGTGCACAAGGGCAACATTATGAAGTTCACCGAGGGCGCATTCAAAACCTGGGGGTATGAGTTGGCCGAGCGTGAGTTTGGCGACAAAGTGTACACTTGGGCACAGTACGACCGCGTAGCAATCAAGCAGGGCCAAGACGTAGCCAATGCTCAGCAGAAAGCAGCTCTCGACGGTGGCAAAATCCTGATCAAAGACAGTATCGCTGATGCGTTCCTACAGCAGATTCTGCTCCGTCCCGCCGACTACTCGGTGGTAGCTACCCTGAACCTGAACGGCGACTATATCTCCGATGCGCTGGCGGCTATCGTGGGCGGTATCGGTATTGCGCCGGGGGCCAATATCAACTACCTCACCGGCCACGCCATCTTTGAAGCTACCCACGGCACGGCTCCCAAGTATGCCGGCCAGGACAAAGTAAATCCCGGCTCAGTGATTCTCTCCGGCGCCCTGATGCTGGAGCACCTAGGCTGGCAGGAAGCCGCTGACCTCATCTATAAAGGCCTTGAAACCGCCATCGCCTCCAAGCGTGTCACCTACGACTTCGAGCGTTTGATGGAAGGTGCTACGCTGTTGAAATGCAGCGAATTTGGGGATGAGATTATTAAGGATATGTAG
- a CDS encoding glycosyltransferase family 39 protein, producing the protein MPSSRSFLQLLLTARGVVSLFFGLLILTGVLLHRDYGVSIDEPNNHLNGLVSAKYLAQLVVPELVARQPTNHLIPDIRSFRDADHGVAFELPMVVVSYLFTRHDAQAYYYLRHLLIFFLFVLGVWALYRLGTRWFGDWRWGLLGAGLLVLSPRFFAEAFYNGKDIVYMAFFTLAIYTLVRLLYHPTRGRALVHGLATALAVDVRVQGVLLLVVTLVMLGLEAVNRPATELPRRRVAGVAALYVAAALIFIIIGWPYLWATPLPELLNVSRRISQYSLWPGRVVYFGQVLPGTQLPWHYIPVWISLTTPLPYLLAAGLGLAATLRRFWRGGWAYWRAREARLSLLLLLWLLTPLVLVIALHAVVYNGWRHLYFLYPALLLFAVQGLRALLHVGRHSPSWAGRGLAVGLVAAGGLEVGHTVWRMIRLHPHQQVYFSFLPAPAVEQQFDRDYWGLAYRQGLEWVLAHDPSPSITYSGDADMLYCAGFLLPPAQKARLQYIWKENQPAARYFLTNHRPRNYSNSYPDSMKLWREVHTIRAEGLPILTVYQQKR; encoded by the coding sequence ATGCCATCAAGTCGTTCTTTTCTACAGTTGCTGCTCACTGCTCGTGGGGTAGTTAGTCTGTTCTTCGGGCTGCTTATTCTCACTGGTGTACTATTGCACCGCGACTATGGCGTATCCATCGATGAGCCGAACAATCATCTCAACGGCTTGGTAAGCGCAAAATATCTGGCCCAGTTGGTAGTGCCCGAGCTGGTAGCGCGGCAGCCAACCAACCACCTGATACCTGATATTCGCTCCTTCCGTGATGCTGACCACGGGGTGGCTTTTGAGCTACCGATGGTGGTAGTGAGCTACCTGTTTACGCGTCATGATGCACAGGCTTACTACTACCTGCGCCATTTGCTTATCTTCTTCCTATTTGTGCTGGGCGTGTGGGCGTTGTACCGGCTTGGCACCCGATGGTTTGGCGACTGGCGCTGGGGGTTATTGGGCGCGGGGCTGCTCGTGCTCTCGCCCCGGTTTTTTGCCGAAGCTTTTTACAACGGCAAAGACATCGTGTATATGGCCTTCTTCACGCTGGCTATCTACACGCTGGTGCGGCTGCTGTACCACCCGACGCGGGGGCGCGCCCTCGTCCACGGGCTCGCCACGGCGCTGGCCGTCGATGTGCGCGTGCAGGGGGTGCTGCTGCTGGTCGTAACGCTGGTTATGCTCGGGCTGGAAGCCGTTAACCGACCGGCCACTGAGCTGCCGCGCCGGCGTGTAGCTGGCGTGGCAGCTCTCTATGTAGCGGCCGCCCTGATCTTTATTATTATCGGCTGGCCTTACCTGTGGGCAACGCCATTGCCTGAGTTGCTCAATGTATCCCGGCGTATCAGTCAGTACTCGCTTTGGCCGGGCCGAGTAGTGTATTTTGGGCAAGTACTACCGGGCACGCAGCTTCCGTGGCACTACATTCCGGTCTGGATCAGCCTGACCACGCCCCTGCCCTACCTGCTGGCCGCTGGGCTGGGCCTGGCCGCCACGCTGCGGCGCTTCTGGCGGGGCGGGTGGGCGTACTGGCGCGCCCGCGAGGCCCGCTTGAGCCTGCTGCTGCTGCTCTGGCTGCTCACCCCACTTGTGCTGGTCATCGCCCTGCACGCGGTGGTCTACAACGGCTGGCGCCACCTCTACTTTCTCTACCCCGCCCTGCTGCTTTTTGCCGTGCAGGGCCTGCGCGCCCTGCTGCACGTGGGCCGGCACTCCCCCTCCTGGGCGGGGCGCGGGCTAGCCGTGGGCCTGGTGGCCGCTGGCGGGCTGGAAGTCGGGCATACGGTGTGGCGCATGATCCGCCTGCACCCCCACCAGCAGGTGTACTTCAGCTTTCTGCCCGCCCCGGCCGTGGAGCAGCAGTTTGACCGCGACTACTGGGGCCTGGCCTATCGGCAGGGCCTGGAGTGGGTGCTGGCCCACGATCCCAGCCCCTCCATCACCTACAGTGGTGATGCTGATATGCTATACTGCGCGGGTTTCCTGTTGCCCCCAGCGCAAAAAGCTCGTTTACAGTACATCTGGAAGGAAAATCAGCCCGCAGCCCGCTACTTCCTTACGAACCACCGACCACGCAACTATTCCAATTCATATCCTGACAGTATGAAGCTCTGGCGCGAAGTGCATACTATTCGGGCAGAAGGTCTTCCAATTCTTACCGTATATCAGCAGAAGCGTTAA
- a CDS encoding immunoglobulin domain-containing family protein, translating into MPSVRLSLQSLLSVRRVVVGGFFILLLLTGLLLHRDYGVSVDEPRHKLNGMVNIKYVGEMLAPELVRRQAGTELIPALKGYSENDHGVVFEVPMALLNFAFTRNDTQAAYWLRHLCIFLVFVAGVYALYGLATLRFQNWRWGLLTALLLVLSPRFFAEAFYNAQDIVFMALFTLSIYCLVCFLRRPSYLRALLHALATALAIDVRILGVMSVAFTLGMVGLELLLTPQAERSSEQPLFKATLLYLVAASAFVVMGWPALWEAPLINFVAIFRSMSHFSWHSKVFYFGQYLPGTQLPWHYIPVWISLTTPLPYLLAAGLGLAATLRRFWRGGWAYWRAREARLSLLLLLWLLTPLVLVIALHAVVYNGWRHLYFLYPALLLFAVQGLRALLHVGRHSPSWAGRGLAVGLVAAGGLEVGHTVWRMIRLHPTSRCTSAFCPPRPWSSSLTATTGAWPIGRAWSGCWPTIPAPPSPTAAIHGCCIVALYCYRKIRKAGLNTAGMPTVRRFNIF; encoded by the coding sequence ATGCCATCGGTTCGTTTGTCTTTGCAGTCGCTGCTTTCCGTCCGCCGAGTCGTTGTGGGGGGCTTTTTTATCCTGCTCCTACTCACGGGGCTGCTGCTGCACCGCGACTACGGCGTCTCCGTAGACGAGCCACGCCACAAGCTCAATGGCATGGTCAATATCAAGTATGTGGGGGAGATGCTGGCGCCGGAACTTGTGCGGCGGCAAGCGGGCACTGAGTTGATTCCGGCTCTCAAGGGCTACAGCGAAAACGACCACGGCGTAGTATTTGAGGTACCGATGGCCCTGCTGAATTTTGCCTTCACGCGCAACGATACCCAAGCCGCTTACTGGCTGCGACACCTATGTATTTTTCTCGTTTTTGTGGCGGGCGTGTATGCGCTGTATGGCTTAGCTACCCTGCGCTTCCAGAACTGGCGCTGGGGCCTGCTGACAGCTCTGCTGCTGGTACTGTCGCCCCGCTTCTTTGCCGAGGCTTTTTATAATGCGCAGGATATCGTGTTTATGGCACTGTTTACCCTGAGCATCTACTGCCTCGTATGTTTCCTACGGAGGCCCAGCTACCTACGCGCCTTGTTGCACGCCTTGGCTACCGCACTGGCCATTGACGTGCGCATTTTAGGAGTAATGAGTGTAGCCTTTACCTTAGGAATGGTGGGGCTTGAGTTGTTGCTGACACCTCAGGCTGAGCGCTCCAGCGAGCAACCACTCTTCAAAGCCACGTTACTCTACTTAGTGGCAGCTAGCGCTTTCGTTGTGATGGGCTGGCCCGCACTTTGGGAAGCGCCACTCATCAACTTTGTAGCGATTTTTCGAAGCATGAGCCACTTTAGCTGGCACTCCAAGGTGTTTTACTTCGGCCAGTATTTACCGGGCACGCAGCTTCCGTGGCACTACATTCCGGTCTGGATCAGCCTGACCACGCCCCTGCCCTACCTGCTGGCCGCTGGGCTGGGCCTGGCCGCCACGCTGCGGCGCTTCTGGCGGGGCGGGTGGGCGTACTGGCGCGCCCGCGAGGCCCGCTTGAGCCTGCTGCTGCTGCTCTGGCTGCTCACCCCACTTGTGCTGGTCATCGCCCTGCACGCGGTGGTCTACAACGGCTGGCGCCACCTCTACTTTCTCTACCCCGCCCTGCTGCTTTTTGCCGTGCAGGGCCTGCGCGCCCTGCTGCACGTGGGCCGGCACTCCCCCTCCTGGGCGGGGCGCGGGCTAGCCGTGGGCCTGGTGGCCGCTGGCGGGCTGGAAGTCGGGCATACGGTGTGGCGCATGATCCGCCTGCACCCCACCAGCAGGTGTACTTCAGCTTTCTGCCCGCCCCGGCCGTGGAGCAGCAGTTTGACCGCGACTACTGGGGCCTGGCCTATCGGCAGGGCCTGGAGTGGGTGCTGGCCCACGATCCCAGCCCCTCCATCACCTACAGCGGCGATCCATGGATGTTGTATTGTGGCACTTTACTGCTACCGGAAGATCAGAAAAGCAGGCTTAAATACAGCTGGAATGCCAACCGTCCGGAGGTTCAATATTTTCTGA
- a CDS encoding PQQ-dependent sugar dehydrogenase gives MKNHLSRYLLLPTALVGSLSLFALKTENKVLADPDNAGLKLPAGFGALKVAETGARTRHITVTPQGTMYVKLNRPNKEGKGILVLRETTGGKAEVVNGFGSYGGTGIYSVPGFLYASSDEEVFRYKLNAKGEVTNPTQPEKIITGLINRRQHESKSIAQDKAGNIYVNIGAYSNACQVKDRQKGSPGKPNCPVLDSAGGIWQFRADKLNQTYGDGVRYATGLRNVVGLDWNTQANQLFVMQHGRDQLHDNFPELYDTKQSAELPAECMYALNKGDNAGWPYIYYDNVQRKKMMAPEYGGDGKKVATGNYIDPAAAYPAHTAPNALLFYTGTMFPEKYRNGAFIAFHGSWNRAPEPQKGYYIAFQPFKDGKPSGEWEVFADNFAGSPEKATAGRPDHKPCGLAQGPDGSLYVTDDKQGTIYRIVYAKGSKNTN, from the coding sequence ATGAAGAACCATTTGTCCCGCTACTTGCTGCTCCCAACGGCCCTGGTCGGGAGCTTGTCTTTGTTTGCTCTTAAAACCGAGAATAAGGTGCTGGCCGACCCCGATAATGCTGGTCTGAAGCTACCAGCTGGCTTTGGCGCCCTGAAAGTAGCCGAAACCGGCGCTCGCACCCGCCATATCACCGTGACGCCCCAGGGCACTATGTATGTCAAGCTGAACCGACCCAACAAAGAGGGCAAAGGCATTCTGGTGCTGCGCGAGACAACCGGCGGCAAGGCGGAAGTTGTAAATGGGTTTGGCAGCTACGGCGGCACGGGCATCTACAGCGTGCCCGGCTTTTTGTATGCTTCCTCCGATGAGGAAGTGTTTCGCTACAAGCTGAACGCCAAAGGCGAAGTAACCAACCCCACCCAGCCCGAGAAGATTATTACCGGCCTCATCAATCGGCGACAGCACGAAAGCAAGTCGATAGCCCAGGATAAGGCGGGAAATATCTACGTCAATATTGGGGCGTATTCCAATGCCTGTCAGGTGAAAGACCGGCAGAAAGGCTCGCCGGGTAAGCCCAATTGTCCGGTGCTAGATTCGGCGGGGGGCATTTGGCAGTTCCGGGCCGATAAGCTCAACCAAACCTATGGCGACGGCGTGCGCTATGCCACCGGCCTGCGCAACGTGGTAGGCTTGGATTGGAACACCCAGGCGAACCAGCTTTTTGTAATGCAGCATGGCCGCGACCAGCTCCACGACAACTTCCCGGAATTGTACGACACGAAGCAGTCGGCGGAGCTGCCAGCCGAGTGCATGTACGCCCTCAATAAAGGGGATAACGCCGGCTGGCCCTACATCTATTACGACAACGTGCAGCGCAAGAAGATGATGGCTCCCGAGTACGGCGGCGACGGCAAGAAAGTAGCAACCGGCAACTACATAGATCCGGCGGCGGCCTACCCCGCTCACACGGCGCCCAACGCGCTGCTGTTCTACACGGGCACCATGTTTCCGGAGAAATACCGCAACGGGGCTTTCATCGCCTTCCACGGCTCTTGGAACCGCGCCCCCGAGCCACAAAAAGGCTATTACATAGCTTTCCAGCCGTTTAAAGACGGCAAGCCTTCCGGCGAGTGGGAAGTATTTGCGGATAATTTTGCTGGCTCACCGGAAAAAGCCACTGCCGGTCGGCCGGACCACAAGCCCTGCGGCCTAGCCCAAGGCCCTGATGGCTCGCTCTACGTCACCGACGACAAGCAGGGCACGATTTACCGCATTGTGTATGCTAAAGGGTCAAAAAATACCAACTAG
- a CDS encoding phosphatase PAP2 family protein, translating to MKHFSALLISFTLLLAPKPNATAQQAPASPYRTSFAVDAPITLGMGALGSLGLYLVQQKSGLNDAELAALDKNDVPKFDRFVAGNYSDRAQTVGDLLCYPSLVIAPGLLALNKDVRGHYGQILGLYLQTMATSSAAFTMTVGTVYRYRPFLYGTEGGGDRNSKISTNSFFAGHTAHTATATFFAAKVFHDFHPDSPAEPFVWGAAALVPAAVAYSRMEAGKHFLSDNIVGYAVGATVGIVVPQLHKTAGRRGFSMVPVQGVNVNGYSYGGLLLTKLL from the coding sequence ATGAAGCATTTCTCCGCCCTCCTGATTTCCTTCACGCTCCTGCTGGCGCCCAAGCCCAATGCTACTGCCCAGCAAGCACCTGCCTCGCCCTACCGAACCAGCTTCGCCGTCGATGCACCTATTACGCTGGGCATGGGCGCTCTGGGCAGCCTGGGCCTGTACCTAGTGCAGCAGAAAAGTGGGCTGAACGACGCCGAACTGGCTGCCCTCGATAAAAATGACGTGCCCAAGTTCGACCGTTTTGTGGCCGGCAACTACAGCGACCGGGCCCAAACCGTGGGCGACCTGCTCTGCTATCCTTCCCTGGTGATTGCGCCCGGTTTGCTGGCGCTCAATAAGGATGTGCGTGGACATTACGGCCAGATTCTCGGCCTCTATCTTCAAACGATGGCTACGTCCTCGGCCGCCTTCACCATGACAGTGGGCACCGTGTATCGCTACCGTCCGTTTCTCTATGGCACGGAAGGCGGCGGCGACCGCAACAGCAAGATCTCTACTAATTCCTTCTTCGCCGGCCACACCGCCCACACCGCCACGGCCACTTTCTTCGCCGCCAAAGTATTCCACGATTTCCACCCCGATTCGCCCGCTGAGCCCTTCGTGTGGGGTGCCGCCGCCCTCGTGCCCGCCGCCGTTGCCTACTCCCGTATGGAAGCCGGCAAGCATTTCCTTTCCGACAATATTGTGGGCTATGCCGTGGGCGCCACCGTCGGGATTGTAGTGCCACAGCTCCATAAAACTGCTGGCCGCCGGGGCTTCTCTATGGTGCCTGTGCAGGGCGTAAATGTGAACGGATACTCGTATGGTGGCTTACTGCTGACCAAGCTGCTATAG
- a CDS encoding M16 family metallopeptidase → MKKPFLLLFPAIAALGLTTECQSTKTASTGNAPTDATTQASAPAAKEYKYETVEGDPLKARIYTLDNGLTVYLSDYDDAPRIQTYMAVRAGSKNDPSTATGLAHYLEHMVFKGTSRLGTQNWEAEKTELAKIEALYEKYRGTRDVALRKQLYHQIDSVSGVAAKYAVANEYDKVMGAIGAKGSNAYTSVEQTVYQEDIPSNQLEKWAAIQAERLGEMVPRLFHTELEAVYEEKNRTLDDDFSKAYQALNASLYQKHQYGTQTTIGTIEHLQNPSITEIKAYFDKYYVPNNVALALSGDLDYDQTIRVIDQYFGKLPRKAEPTFNVAQEAPITAPIVKEIVGPDAENVMLGFRFRGTTTGTPNTVVLRMIDKILTNGQAGLIDLNLNQQQKVLQAASFTDINNDYSSHILYATPRQGQSLDQVRDLLLGQLDKVKKGDFPDWLIPAIINNEKLQRTKSYESNEARAGAFVSAFVARQSWKEYLRQQEMFAATTKEDVLKVANEYYQNNYALIYKRTGKDTSTPKVVKPAITPVPVNREVASAFYKEVVDKPTPELQPVFVDYKKDIQDLKLASGVPVFYTKNTENELFNLYYILDLGTNNDPKLGLAADYLQYLGTDKYSAAQLQQEFYKLGCSFSVSSGADRVYVSLAGLDSNFEPALQLFESLLANPKPDAKALSDMVAGVLKARKDAKLNKQVILSQAMLNYAKYGPKNPFTTQLSEKELKALKPQDLTALTKKLTSYQHRVLYYGPRIPFEGELPAKEKNPITGKETNVVKQPITRSSPRNGLHTILNTYHKTPPTLTPVPANKDFAEQPMKDRKVYWVDYNMVQAEILFLTKGDVYDKTLVPTVSLYNEYFGGGMGSIVFQELRESKALAYSASSRYSNADKLGRSNYVMSYIGTQSDKLPEAMTGMATLLNDMPVAEANLQIAKNSIRNSIATERITKSDILFSYERAKRLGLDYDLRRDVYEKTANMSFDDLKKFQEAKVKNQAQTILVIGSKDRLNFKELAKYGKVEQLTLREIFGY, encoded by the coding sequence GTGAAAAAACCTTTTCTGCTTCTATTTCCGGCCATAGCCGCGCTTGGCCTGACTACCGAGTGCCAATCAACGAAGACGGCCTCTACTGGCAATGCCCCCACTGATGCTACAACCCAAGCCAGTGCCCCAGCCGCCAAAGAATACAAATACGAGACAGTAGAAGGCGACCCGCTCAAAGCACGCATTTATACCCTCGACAATGGCCTGACGGTCTATTTGTCGGATTACGATGATGCGCCACGCATCCAGACTTATATGGCGGTGCGGGCAGGGTCCAAGAACGACCCGAGTACTGCCACCGGCCTAGCGCACTACCTGGAGCACATGGTGTTCAAAGGCACCTCGCGCTTGGGTACTCAAAACTGGGAGGCAGAGAAGACCGAACTAGCGAAGATTGAAGCACTTTACGAGAAGTATCGTGGTACCCGCGACGTAGCGTTGCGCAAGCAGCTTTACCACCAGATCGATTCTGTATCGGGGGTAGCGGCTAAGTATGCCGTGGCCAACGAGTACGACAAAGTGATGGGCGCTATCGGCGCTAAAGGCTCCAACGCTTACACCTCCGTGGAGCAGACGGTGTATCAGGAAGACATTCCGAGCAACCAGCTGGAGAAATGGGCCGCCATTCAGGCTGAGCGCCTGGGCGAAATGGTGCCGCGCTTGTTTCACACGGAGTTGGAGGCCGTTTATGAAGAGAAAAACCGGACCCTCGACGACGACTTCAGTAAGGCGTACCAGGCGCTAAATGCCAGTCTGTACCAGAAGCACCAGTATGGTACCCAAACGACTATTGGTACCATTGAGCACTTGCAAAACCCCTCCATCACGGAGATTAAGGCTTATTTCGACAAGTATTACGTTCCGAACAACGTAGCGCTGGCCCTGAGCGGCGATCTGGATTATGATCAGACCATTCGCGTCATTGATCAGTATTTCGGCAAGCTACCCCGCAAGGCCGAGCCCACGTTTAACGTCGCGCAGGAAGCCCCCATTACGGCACCCATCGTGAAGGAAATTGTGGGGCCGGATGCCGAGAACGTGATGCTAGGCTTCCGCTTCCGCGGCACGACCACGGGCACGCCCAATACGGTGGTACTGCGCATGATCGACAAGATTCTGACCAACGGACAGGCCGGTTTGATTGACCTGAACCTGAACCAGCAGCAGAAGGTGTTGCAGGCGGCTTCATTCACCGATATCAACAACGACTACTCTTCCCATATTCTCTACGCTACGCCTCGCCAGGGCCAAAGCTTAGACCAAGTGCGCGACTTGCTGCTGGGCCAACTGGACAAGGTGAAGAAGGGCGACTTTCCGGATTGGCTGATTCCGGCCATCATCAACAACGAGAAGCTGCAGCGCACCAAGAGCTACGAGAGCAATGAGGCTCGTGCTGGTGCTTTTGTGTCAGCTTTCGTGGCGCGGCAGTCGTGGAAAGAGTACCTGCGGCAGCAGGAGATGTTTGCCGCCACCACGAAGGAGGATGTGCTGAAAGTAGCCAACGAGTATTACCAGAACAACTACGCGCTCATTTACAAGCGCACGGGCAAAGACACGAGCACGCCCAAAGTAGTGAAGCCCGCTATTACGCCGGTGCCGGTAAATCGGGAGGTAGCCTCGGCGTTCTACAAGGAAGTGGTGGACAAGCCCACGCCGGAGTTGCAGCCGGTGTTTGTGGACTATAAGAAGGATATTCAGGATCTAAAGCTGGCTTCGGGCGTGCCGGTGTTTTACACCAAGAATACCGAAAACGAGCTATTCAACCTGTACTATATCCTCGACCTCGGCACCAATAACGACCCCAAGCTGGGTTTGGCGGCTGATTACCTGCAATACCTCGGTACTGATAAATACTCGGCGGCGCAGTTGCAGCAGGAGTTCTATAAGCTGGGCTGCTCGTTCAGCGTGAGTAGCGGCGCTGACCGCGTGTACGTGAGTCTGGCTGGTCTGGACAGCAATTTTGAGCCAGCGTTGCAGCTTTTTGAAAGCCTGCTCGCTAATCCCAAGCCTGATGCTAAGGCCCTGAGCGACATGGTGGCTGGTGTGCTGAAAGCCCGCAAGGATGCCAAGCTGAATAAGCAGGTGATTTTGAGTCAGGCGATGCTGAACTACGCCAAGTATGGCCCGAAGAATCCCTTCACAACCCAACTTTCTGAGAAGGAGCTAAAAGCGCTCAAGCCCCAAGACCTGACGGCTCTTACCAAGAAGCTGACTTCCTATCAGCACCGGGTTCTGTATTATGGACCGCGTATACCATTCGAAGGGGAACTTCCCGCAAAAGAAAAAAATCCAATAACGGGTAAGGAAACCAACGTAGTTAAGCAACCTATTACTCGTAGTAGCCCTAGAAACGGCTTACATACAATTCTCAACACTTATCACAAAACGCCCCCCACGCTCACGCCCGTGCCTGCAAACAAGGATTTTGCCGAGCAGCCTATGAAGGACCGCAAGGTGTATTGGGTGGACTACAATATGGTGCAGGCTGAAATCCTGTTCCTCACCAAGGGCGACGTATACGACAAAACCCTGGTGCCCACGGTGAGCTTGTACAACGAGTACTTTGGTGGTGGCATGGGTAGCATCGTGTTTCAGGAGCTGCGCGAATCCAAGGCGCTGGCCTATTCTGCCTCTTCGCGCTACTCTAATGCTGACAAGCTCGGCCGCTCCAACTATGTGATGAGCTACATCGGTACGCAGAGCGACAAGCTGCCCGAAGCCATGACCGGCATGGCGACCCTACTCAACGACATGCCCGTGGCTGAGGCTAACCTGCAAATCGCCAAAAACTCCATTCGCAATAGCATTGCCACGGAGCGCATCACTAAGTCGGATATCCTGTTCAGCTACGAGCGCGCCAAACGCTTGGGCCTCGACTACGATTTGCGGCGCGACGTGTATGAGAAAACGGCCAATATGAGCTTCGACGACCTGAAGAAATTTCAGGAAGCGAAGGTGAAAAATCAAGCGCAGACTATTCTGGTTATTGGCTCGAAAGACCGCTTGAACTTTAAGGAGCTGGCCAAGTATGGCAAAGTAGAGCAGCTCACTCTGCGCGAGATATTTGGGTACTAA